The Bacillota bacterium genome contains a region encoding:
- the prfA gene encoding peptide chain release factor 1 translates to MTRWQDKLASVEERYGQLEAMLGDPEVIRRGDWHQVARERARLEPLVEKYREYRRVEEERAGLQELLRTESDPELRQLAGSELEELDRRREDLDQEIRILLLPRDPNDERNVVVEIRAGTGGEEAALFAGDLYRMYTRYAEARGWRTEMLSASLTDLGGFKEAVFAVEGNGAYSRLKYESGVHRVQRVPVTEAGGRIHTSTATVAVLPEAEEVDVQISPEDLHIDTFCAGGPGGQHVNKTESAVRIIHRPTGITVTCQDERSQHKNREKAMRVLRARLKELYRQQQEEAVDEERRAQVGTAERSERIRTYNFPQARVTDHRIGLTLYRLGAILEGNLDEIIDALAAHYQAERLRGEEAAADAGRTATPAGGGR, encoded by the coding sequence GTGACACGCTGGCAGGATAAACTCGCATCCGTAGAAGAGAGGTATGGCCAGCTGGAGGCTATGCTGGGCGACCCGGAGGTAATCCGCCGGGGGGACTGGCACCAGGTGGCGCGGGAGAGGGCGCGCCTCGAGCCTCTGGTGGAGAAATACCGGGAGTACCGCCGGGTGGAGGAGGAACGGGCTGGCCTGCAGGAGCTCCTGCGCACCGAGTCCGATCCCGAGCTGCGCCAGCTTGCCGGGTCCGAGCTGGAAGAGCTGGACAGGAGGCGAGAGGATCTCGACCAGGAGATCCGCATCCTGCTCCTGCCGCGCGACCCCAACGACGAGCGCAACGTGGTGGTGGAGATCCGGGCCGGCACGGGAGGGGAAGAGGCCGCCCTTTTTGCCGGCGACCTCTACCGCATGTACACCCGCTACGCCGAGGCCAGGGGGTGGCGGACCGAGATGCTCAGTGCCAGCCTCACCGACCTGGGCGGGTTCAAGGAAGCGGTGTTCGCGGTGGAAGGGAACGGCGCATACAGCCGGCTCAAGTACGAAAGCGGGGTCCACCGGGTGCAGCGTGTGCCGGTTACGGAGGCGGGCGGGCGCATCCATACCTCCACTGCCACCGTGGCCGTCCTCCCCGAGGCGGAAGAGGTGGACGTCCAGATCTCCCCCGAAGACCTGCACATCGATACCTTCTGTGCCGGCGGACCCGGCGGGCAGCACGTCAACAAGACCGAGTCGGCCGTGCGTATCATCCACCGGCCCACGGGGATTACGGTGACCTGCCAGGACGAGCGGTCCCAGCATAAGAACCGGGAGAAGGCCATGCGCGTGCTGCGGGCACGCCTGAAGGAGCTCTACCGCCAGCAGCAGGAGGAGGCGGTGGATGAGGAGAGGCGCGCTCAGGTGGGGACGGCGGAACGCTCCGAGCGCATCCGCACCTACAACTTCCCCCAGGCGCGGGTCACCGACCACCGTATCGGACTCACCCTGTACCGGCTGGGCGCCATCCTGGAAGGGAACCTGGACGAGATCATCGACGCCCTGGCCGCCCACTACCAGGCTGAGCGCCTGCGGGGCGAAGAGGCGGCGGCCGATGCCGGCCGGACGGCTACCCCCGCCGGCGGGGGGCGGTGA
- a CDS encoding L-threonylcarbamoyladenylate synthase, whose product MPVATVVLQVDPLRPDRAPVARAARVIRRGGLVAFPTETVYGLGADGLNPEAVKRLFAAKGRPQDNPFILHVASVEQAWVLVDWERGRGGAREAAGQLAARFWPGPLTLVLPAAPVVPREVTAGLDTVAIRMPDHAVALALIEEAGCPLAGPSANVSGRPSPTAAEHVLEDLEGRIEMILDAGPTGVGVESTVLDLTRRPPVVLRPGGVTAETLAEVVGELRELSPGDMGEGPAPSPGTKYRHYAPRAPLLLATRLPPAGLERLLAEGRRLEEAGRRVGVLVADEEAPLIPAAWLVRTVGSRNHPREVAARLFAAMRDLERLGVDVILALPYAEEGLGRAIMNRLRKASSGPL is encoded by the coding sequence ATGCCCGTGGCGACCGTAGTATTGCAGGTTGACCCCTTGCGGCCCGATCGTGCCCCGGTCGCCCGGGCGGCCCGGGTGATCAGGCGGGGCGGGCTGGTTGCGTTCCCTACCGAGACGGTGTACGGCCTGGGTGCCGATGGCCTGAATCCCGAGGCGGTGAAGAGGCTCTTTGCCGCCAAGGGCCGGCCGCAGGACAACCCCTTCATCCTGCACGTGGCCTCGGTGGAGCAGGCCTGGGTCCTGGTGGATTGGGAGCGGGGCCGGGGTGGGGCCCGGGAGGCGGCAGGCCAGCTGGCCGCCCGCTTTTGGCCCGGGCCCCTCACCCTGGTCCTGCCCGCGGCTCCCGTGGTTCCCCGCGAGGTCACCGCAGGGCTGGACACGGTGGCGATCCGCATGCCCGACCACGCGGTAGCCCTGGCCCTCATCGAGGAGGCCGGGTGCCCGCTGGCAGGTCCTTCCGCCAATGTCTCCGGGCGGCCCAGCCCCACGGCTGCCGAGCACGTCCTGGAGGACCTGGAAGGCCGTATCGAGATGATCCTGGACGCCGGTCCCACGGGCGTGGGGGTGGAATCCACCGTGCTGGATCTCACCCGGCGGCCGCCCGTCGTCCTGCGTCCGGGAGGGGTGACGGCGGAGACCCTGGCCGAGGTGGTGGGTGAGCTGAGGGAGCTGTCTCCCGGTGACATGGGGGAGGGGCCTGCGCCCTCACCGGGTACCAAGTACCGCCACTATGCCCCCCGCGCACCGCTCCTTCTGGCCACCCGGCTGCCGCCGGCAGGACTTGAACGCCTGCTGGCCGAGGGAAGGCGCCTGGAGGAGGCGGGCCGCCGGGTGGGAGTGCTGGTGGCCGACGAAGAGGCCCCCCTGATTCCGGCCGCCTGGCTGGTGCGCACGGTGGGGAGCCGGAACCACCCTCGCGAGGTGGCGGCGCGGTTGTTCGCTGCCATGCGCGACCTGGAAAGGCTGGGGGTGGACGTAATCCTGGCCTTGCCTTATGCTGAGGAGGGGTTGGGTAGGGCCATCATGAACCGGCTGCGCAAAGCGTCTTCGGGCCCGCTATAG
- the prmC gene encoding peptide chain release factor N(5)-glutamine methyltransferase has product MREALARSTQQLRGAGVPEAALDAAVLLARVLGTDTAGVYARRDTELGSARLEEYWRLVARRAGREPLAYITGEREFMSLAFLVDRRVLIPRPETEILVEEALGRLSTHGARVRVADVGTGSGAIAVSIARYLPGCGVVASDVSPAALQVAGENARRQGVADRVRLVAGEGAGPLRPWAPYGAILCNPPYVGEGEEVDPEVRYEPRQAWCAGPDPLAPYRRLAREAADLLEPGGFLAVEVGAGRASAVVEILGRHLVDVTVRPDLSGIPRVVIGTRAGSQAKHRAEGRGGCPWRP; this is encoded by the coding sequence GTGAGGGAAGCACTGGCCCGCAGTACGCAGCAGCTACGGGGCGCCGGGGTGCCGGAAGCGGCCCTGGATGCGGCAGTCCTCCTGGCCCGGGTCCTGGGGACTGACACCGCCGGAGTCTACGCCCGCCGCGACACGGAGCTGGGGTCCGCCCGGCTGGAGGAGTACTGGCGGCTGGTGGCCAGGCGGGCCGGGCGGGAGCCGCTTGCCTACATAACGGGGGAGCGCGAGTTCATGTCCCTGGCCTTCCTGGTCGACCGGCGGGTGCTCATTCCCCGGCCGGAGACGGAGATCCTGGTGGAGGAAGCCCTGGGCCGCCTGAGCACCCACGGGGCTCGCGTGCGGGTGGCCGACGTGGGAACCGGAAGCGGGGCCATCGCCGTTTCCATCGCCCGCTACCTGCCCGGCTGCGGGGTGGTCGCTTCGGACGTGTCGCCTGCTGCCCTGCAGGTGGCGGGGGAGAACGCGCGACGCCAGGGCGTGGCAGACCGGGTGAGGCTCGTCGCCGGGGAGGGTGCCGGACCTTTGCGGCCCTGGGCGCCTTATGGGGCCATCCTCTGCAACCCTCCCTATGTGGGAGAGGGGGAGGAGGTCGACCCCGAGGTCCGATACGAACCGCGCCAGGCGTGGTGCGCCGGTCCCGATCCGCTGGCCCCCTACCGCCGGCTGGCCCGGGAGGCGGCGGACCTCCTGGAGCCGGGTGGGTTTCTGGCGGTGGAAGTGGGGGCGGGGCGGGCGTCCGCCGTGGTGGAGATTCTCGGCCGTCACCTGGTGGACGTGACGGTGCGGCCCGACCTGTCCGGGATTCCGCGGGTGGTGATCGGCACGCGTGCGGGCTCACAGGCGAAGCACCGGGCGGAAGGGCGGGGGGGATGCCCGTGGCGACCGTAG
- a CDS encoding DUF1385 domain-containing protein: MEKPSYGGQAVIEGVMMRGPGRIAVALRRPDGQVGVIAQDFAGWARGRPYLKWPVVRGAIALGEALVLGVSSLLLSAQEMAESEGQKVGKLEMAGTLALSVVLAVVLFILVPTWAVSPLTRAGARPWLLNLVEGLVRVVILLGYVAGISRIGEIRRVLEYHGAEHKVIWAYESGEPLLVERARSWPRLHPRCGTAFLLVAVVVSIICFAFLGWPGLLWRVTSRLALLPLVAGVAYEAIKFSARPGVLGRALAAPGLWLQGFTTREPDDSQIEVAISALRAVLDEDGPAAGDAGMEEDGEPGRAASDGGDGGDTLAG, from the coding sequence TTGGAAAAGCCATCTTACGGCGGTCAGGCGGTCATAGAAGGCGTCATGATGCGGGGCCCGGGCCGAATAGCCGTGGCCCTGCGCCGTCCTGACGGGCAGGTGGGAGTGATAGCTCAGGATTTCGCGGGGTGGGCTCGGGGACGTCCGTACCTGAAGTGGCCCGTGGTGCGGGGAGCGATTGCCCTGGGCGAAGCTCTGGTGCTGGGGGTTTCCTCCCTGCTGCTCTCGGCGCAGGAGATGGCCGAGTCCGAGGGCCAGAAGGTCGGCAAGCTGGAGATGGCGGGGACCCTTGCCCTCAGCGTGGTGCTGGCGGTGGTGCTCTTCATCCTGGTGCCCACCTGGGCGGTGAGTCCCCTGACCCGGGCCGGGGCGCGGCCCTGGCTCCTCAACCTGGTGGAGGGCCTGGTGCGGGTGGTCATCCTGCTCGGGTACGTGGCCGGCATCTCCCGCATCGGGGAGATCCGCCGGGTGCTGGAGTATCACGGGGCAGAGCACAAGGTGATCTGGGCCTACGAATCAGGGGAGCCTTTGCTCGTGGAACGGGCCCGGTCCTGGCCCCGTCTTCATCCCCGTTGTGGTACGGCCTTCCTGCTGGTGGCGGTGGTGGTCAGTATCATCTGCTTTGCCTTCCTGGGATGGCCGGGCCTGTTGTGGCGGGTGACCTCGCGCCTTGCTCTGCTGCCGCTGGTGGCCGGGGTGGCGTACGAGGCCATCAAGTTCTCCGCCCGGCCGGGTGTTCTGGGGCGGGCCCTGGCCGCACCGGGGTTGTGGCTGCAGGGCTTCACCACCCGGGAGCCGGACGACAGCCAGATCGAGGTGGCCATCTCCGCCCTCCGGGCCGTGCTGGACGAAGACGGCCCCGCTGCCGGGGATGCGGGGATGGAGGAAGACGGGGAGCCAGGGCGGGCCGCATCTGATGGGGGCGACGGCGGTGACACGCTGGCAGGATAA